A region of the Gemmatimonadota bacterium genome:
TGCTGGATCAGGTTCGCGGCATCTTCGACCAGCTTCGGGAGCACTTCGGCGCCCGGGAGGCGGATACGGCCTCGCTCTTCCAGATTCCGGATCTTGTCCGGCGCGTCCCCGTGGAGGACGCTCCCGGCCTTGCCGAGGAAGCCCTCGCGGAGGCCGCGGATTCCGCGCTGAAGGAACTCATCGCGATGCGCACCGCCGAGGGCGAGGCGCTGGCCCGGGATCTTTCCTCACGCCTGCGTCGCGCTTCGGAGGTCACGGATGAAATCGCCTCCCGGGTTCGCGGTGCGCCGGTACGGCATCGCCAGAAGCTGGAGGAGCGCATTGCGGGACTCACTCCCGAAGGCATGGAGCCGGACCCGGTGCGCCTGGCCACGGAGGTGGCGCTCTTCGCCGAGAAATCGGATGTCACGGAGGAGATCGTTCGACTTCGCGCACATCTGGACGCGTTCGGGGAGTTCCTGAATCGAACGGAGCCGGTCGGTCGCCGGATGGACTTTCTGTTGCAGGAGATGAACCGCGAAGTGAACACCATCGGGTCAAAGGCTCCGGACGCCGCCGTGGCGCGCTGTGTCGTCGATCTGAAGGAAGAGGTGGAGCGGCTTCGCGAACAGGTGCAGAATATCGAATGAGCGATTCTCCCCGCGTTCCCGCGTTCCCGCTGGTTCTCTCCGGTCCCTCGGGGGCGGGGAAGACTTCCGTCGCGTCGTGGCTTCTGGCGAATGTGCCGGACATCGTGCTTTCGGTCTCCTGTACCACGCGGGCCCGGCGTGGGCAGGAGGTGGACGGAGAGGACTACTTCTACATCGACGAAACAGACTTTCTGGCGCGGCGGGACCGCGGCGAATTTGTGGAATGGGCGCTGGTCCACGGGAATCTCTACGGGACTTCCGCCGACTTTCTGGACCGTCGCGTTCGCAAGGGGCAGATTGTCCTTCTGGATGTGGATGTGCAGGGGGGGACGGCGATTCGTGCCGCTCGTCCGGATGCGGTTCTGGTGTTTCTGATGCCGCCCGGGCTGACCGCGCTGGAGGAGCGCCTTCGCGGAAGGCATACGGATGCCGAGGATGTGATCCTGCGCAGAATGACGGCGGCCCGCCTCGAAATGGAGTACGCTTCGGAGTATGATTACCTCATCGTGAACCATGATCTGGATGCCGCCCGCCAGGCGGTGAAAGCTGTTGTGGAGGCGGAACGGGCACGAACCCGCCGCCTTCTGGAGATGAACCCGGCCAACCGAGATCCGGTCCTCGTCCAGACCGGGACCGCGCCATCACAATCCGAACTCACGGAGAATCTGGAGAGACAATGACCGAGAACACGGAGAACATGGAGAAGTCAGAGGCGACTCAAACGCCCGCCGCCGTGGCTGCGCCGCCGGTCGCCGCTGAGACTGCCTCACCAGTAGATCCGGTTTCCAAGGCCCCGGAACCGGAAGAAGAAGAAGCGGGACTTCCGAAACCGCACGAGCGCACCACACGAGAAGCCCGGAAAATCGGGCTGGCCGTGGAGGGAATGCTCGAATCGAGCACGAACCCCTACGAGGTGGTGGTCACCGCCGCTCAGGAAGCTCGCCGCATCAACGCGAAGATCATCCATGCGCGGAGCCTGATCCAGCAGATGGCGGAAGAGGCAGCGGAATCGGTCCCGGAGGTTCCGTTCGTTCCCCGTCCCGTGGAGGATGAGGAACCGGAAACGAAGGTGACGACCGAGGCGCTGGAGCGTCTTGCGATCGACATGGTGTCGTACGAAGTCGACGGTGAGCGGCATGAAGGGCAGGGAGACCCCGAGGCCTTTCTGGCGGAAGACGACGAGGAGTCCGGGGAGGACTGAGCCTTGGCGAAGCCGCAGCAGAACCGGGTGAGCGGTGCGGCGAGAGTCCTTCTGGGAGTGACCGGGTCTGTGGCCGCTTTCAAGGCTCCGGATCTGGTGCGTGAGTTCCGCAACCGGGGCGCGGAGGTGGCGGTCGTCATGACCGAAGCCGCCACCGCGTTCGTCGGGCCGGTGACATTCCGAACGCTGACGGGGAATCCGGTCACGGTGGACTTGTTTGACCGGCGCGGGGAGACGGCCCTGCCCGCCTGGATGGCGGGGGAGTCCGCCACGCGCATGCCGATCCATCTTGCGCT
Encoded here:
- a CDS encoding YicC/YloC family endoribonuclease; the protein is MITSMTGYGSGEANRNGTCVRVELRSVNHRNLDISMRLPRALAGQESLLRETLSSRLSRGRISVTVDLERSAEATLVLDEGVLDQVRGIFDQLREHFGAREADTASLFQIPDLVRRVPVEDAPGLAEEALAEAADSALKELIAMRTAEGEALARDLSSRLRRASEVTDEIASRVRGAPVRHRQKLEERIAGLTPEGMEPDPVRLATEVALFAEKSDVTEEIVRLRAHLDAFGEFLNRTEPVGRRMDFLLQEMNREVNTIGSKAPDAAVARCVVDLKEEVERLREQVQNIE
- the gmk gene encoding guanylate kinase yields the protein MSDSPRVPAFPLVLSGPSGAGKTSVASWLLANVPDIVLSVSCTTRARRGQEVDGEDYFYIDETDFLARRDRGEFVEWALVHGNLYGTSADFLDRRVRKGQIVLLDVDVQGGTAIRAARPDAVLVFLMPPGLTALEERLRGRHTDAEDVILRRMTAARLEMEYASEYDYLIVNHDLDAARQAVKAVVEAERARTRRLLEMNPANRDPVLVQTGTAPSQSELTENLERQ